The Magnetococcus sp. PR-3 DNA window CTGTTGCTTGATGAGCCTTCATTGGGTTTGGCGCCACTGATAATTAAACAGATTTTCACCACACTTCGGCAAATTGCCCAAGAGGGGGTGACCATCTTTTTGGTAGAGCAAAATGCCAACCAGGCCTTGCAACTGGCCAACCGTGGCTATGTGTTGGTGAATGGGCGCATTACCTTATCGGGCTCAGGGCAGGCGCTGTTGAATGACCCGGAAGTGCGCCATGCTTATCTGGGTGGGCACTAAGTCGAGGGTGTATATCTCCCTTGAGCAAGTATACTGGCTGGGGGCTTGACCATCGCACGTGTGGTCACCCGGTCCGTTAGGGCGGCAGTTGCGTAGAGATTTGTCTCCTGGTTTTTGTGGTGATGATTGATTATAAAGTCTCAGTGTTCGGCCTGTTCGGAAGATCTAGGGCCAGTATTGGGAAGGCGCTTTCTTGGGATCCCCTTTTTTTATCCGAAGCTTTGTGCGCCACGATGACGCCGATGTCTGGCCATACCGGTGTGCCGAGTGAGGATAGGTGGTCGTACCCGCAAGGATTAGCTGCCTATGTTACACCCCAGTCGTGGGGTGTGGTGCCTGCTCAAGCTGCACAGATGGTTCTGGGACCATCCAAGCGCTTCCTCCCCAGCTTTTCGACACACCTTTTAGCGCTCTTATTCAAACCATTTGAGGTTTTATTCTATGTTTTGGGGTACAGCACCTTCCCACTGGCGCACGTGGTCTGCTATCGACCGTTTAATCATGCTTCTGGCCACCATAGGTGGCAGTGGCTGGTCGCCTAAGGCACCGGGTACCATGGGTACCGTGGCATCCATACCCCTGGTATGGCTTGCCATGTATGGGGGGGTGACCGTACATGTGATCATTCTGGTGATCACCTCTGCCGTGGGGTGGTGGGTCTGTAACCGTGCCGTGGTGCTGTTGGGTAGAGAGGATCCTGGTGCGGTGGTGATTGATGAAACCGCCGGTTTGCTGCTAACCATGCTGTTTGTACCTCTTACTGGCACCAATCTTTTGGTGGGGTTTGTACTGTTCCGTTTTTTCGATATTTTAAAGCCTTGGCCCATCCGTTGGCTGGATAAACATATCCATGGTGGTTTGGGTATTATGTTGGATGATCTGGTGGCGGGTATCTTTGCAGGTATCCTGCTTTTACTGGCTCAGCCCCACTTGCCGCTTTACTAATTTCCCATTTACGACGATAGAGTCTGAAACGGGTGCTGGTTCTCCC harbors:
- a CDS encoding phosphatidylglycerophosphatase A family protein, with translation MFWGTAPSHWRTWSAIDRLIMLLATIGGSGWSPKAPGTMGTVASIPLVWLAMYGGVTVHVIILVITSAVGWWVCNRAVVLLGREDPGAVVIDETAGLLLTMLFVPLTGTNLLVGFVLFRFFDILKPWPIRWLDKHIHGGLGIMLDDLVAGIFAGILLLLAQPHLPLY